A window of Sphingobacterium sp. SRCM116780 contains these coding sequences:
- a CDS encoding serine hydrolase domain-containing protein, whose protein sequence is MKLYIIKGLVAVLLVTTISCSSKEEKQKKALVEQAKTDSLKLIYNPANADPKIEAFMQNLHKKVGFNGNVLIAKDGKILYQNSFGWANYLLKDSLKIDSKFELASVSKPLTGIGILKLVEEGKLKLTQTVNDFYPDFPYTGVTIKQLLSHRSGLPNYVYFSDEHWKEKKKGMTNQDVMKMLTEFKPNRYGKPDGKFFYNNSNFMVLGAIIEKVTNKSYAEWMKENVFDPAGMTNTVALSKAVYEKIPTDVVGHDRVWRRSVVQNFQDGPLGDKGIYSTVRDLYKLDLALNEGRILKKETLDSAYVDRAMTKKGIFGYGRGWRTFHHNDDLVIYHTGWWHGFRNLYVRDLKNHITIVLLSNMTNGSLVKLDELYKILGMPILRKGAYNDAGNVADDV, encoded by the coding sequence GTGAAATTATATATCATAAAAGGTCTTGTTGCCGTTCTTTTGGTAACAACAATATCGTGCAGCTCGAAAGAAGAAAAGCAAAAAAAAGCACTAGTTGAGCAGGCAAAAACAGATAGTTTAAAGCTCATATACAATCCCGCAAATGCAGATCCAAAAATTGAAGCATTCATGCAAAATCTACATAAAAAGGTAGGTTTCAATGGTAATGTTTTAATCGCTAAGGATGGAAAGATTCTCTATCAAAATTCATTTGGTTGGGCAAATTACCTTTTAAAGGATAGTTTGAAAATTGATTCTAAATTTGAGTTGGCCTCTGTTTCAAAACCATTAACAGGTATTGGTATTTTAAAACTGGTAGAAGAAGGGAAATTAAAGTTAACACAGACGGTGAATGACTTCTACCCAGACTTTCCTTATACAGGAGTAACAATAAAACAGCTGTTGTCTCATCGTTCTGGATTACCGAACTATGTATACTTTTCAGATGAACATTGGAAAGAAAAAAAGAAAGGGATGACCAATCAAGATGTCATGAAAATGCTGACAGAGTTTAAACCGAACCGTTATGGTAAGCCAGATGGTAAGTTCTTTTATAACAACTCCAATTTCATGGTGTTGGGGGCTATTATTGAAAAAGTGACAAATAAAAGCTATGCTGAATGGATGAAGGAGAATGTCTTTGACCCAGCAGGTATGACCAATACAGTAGCTCTGTCGAAAGCAGTTTATGAAAAAATTCCAACAGATGTTGTTGGTCATGATCGCGTTTGGAGAAGATCTGTTGTTCAAAATTTTCAAGATGGTCCTTTGGGAGATAAGGGAATCTACAGTACGGTAAGAGATCTTTATAAGCTAGACCTCGCGTTGAATGAAGGTCGGATATTGAAAAAGGAAACATTAGATTCCGCATATGTGGATCGCGCAATGACAAAAAAAGGAATTTTTGGTTATGGACGAGGCTGGCGAACCTTTCATCATAATGACGATCTTGTGATCTATCATACAGGATGGTGGCATGGATTTCGCAATCTATACGTAAGAGATTTAAAAAACCATATTACCATTGTCTTGTTATCAAATATGACCAATGGCAGTTTAGTAAAATTGGATGAACTGTATAAAATATTAGGTATGCCTATCTTACGAAAAGGCGCCTACAATGATGCAGGTAATGTTGCTGATGATGTTTAA
- a CDS encoding glycoside hydrolase family 88 protein, producing the protein MIKIKKQVLIVLWSLIGLTTVQGQSKALKLSKTFIQQNLIDAAKQIKVLAAQTPIEKFPKTFENNKEVFSSSSWWCSGFYPGILLYLYEGTQDQDLLHQVEEKLPYLEKEKNNKGTHDLGFMLFCSFGNALRLTGDSSKYKEVLTTGASSLATRFNATTKTIRSWDHKPWHYPVIIDNMMNLEFLTQVSKMTGDKTYYNLAVTHAETTLKNHFRKDYSSYHVVDYDSHTGKVIAKKTHQGAFDESAWSRGQGWALYGYTMMYRETKKKEFLNQARHIAQYILNQPNLPQDLIPYWDFDQDKIEKSSNMYAKKDLRDVSAAALYASALLELAQYTKGKESALYLSKAETILTNLSKAPYKADFGQNGGYILKHSVGAIPLNSEVDVPLTYADYYYAEALVRYKRLLEGKSIIHEIANEL; encoded by the coding sequence ATGATAAAAATAAAAAAGCAAGTTCTTATCGTGTTATGGTCACTTATAGGACTGACTACAGTACAAGGGCAATCCAAGGCGTTGAAATTATCGAAGACATTTATTCAACAGAATTTGATAGATGCTGCGAAGCAAATTAAAGTTTTGGCTGCCCAAACACCTATTGAAAAATTTCCTAAAACATTTGAAAATAATAAAGAGGTGTTTTCTTCATCGAGTTGGTGGTGTTCGGGATTTTATCCAGGTATCTTATTGTATTTGTATGAAGGTACACAGGATCAAGATCTTTTGCATCAAGTAGAAGAGAAATTACCTTATCTAGAGAAAGAAAAAAATAATAAGGGAACGCATGATTTAGGTTTTATGCTTTTTTGCAGTTTTGGGAATGCACTACGTCTTACTGGTGATTCCAGTAAGTATAAAGAGGTATTGACTACTGGAGCTTCTTCTTTAGCGACTCGGTTTAATGCAACCACGAAAACAATCCGTTCTTGGGATCACAAACCTTGGCACTATCCCGTGATCATCGACAATATGATGAATCTGGAGTTTTTGACACAGGTGTCAAAAATGACAGGAGATAAAACCTACTATAATTTGGCAGTAACACATGCTGAAACGACCTTGAAAAATCATTTTCGGAAAGACTATAGTTCTTATCACGTCGTAGACTATGATAGCCATACAGGAAAAGTTATCGCTAAAAAGACACATCAAGGAGCATTTGACGAATCAGCATGGTCCAGGGGACAGGGTTGGGCGCTTTATGGCTATACCATGATGTATCGTGAAACGAAGAAAAAAGAGTTTTTAAATCAAGCGCGTCATATTGCACAATATATTTTAAATCAGCCTAATTTACCTCAAGACTTGATTCCTTATTGGGATTTTGATCAGGATAAGATTGAGAAGTCCAGTAATATGTATGCTAAAAAAGATCTACGTGATGTTTCTGCAGCGGCTTTGTACGCTTCAGCATTGTTAGAATTGGCGCAATACACGAAAGGAAAAGAATCTGCGCTATACTTGTCTAAAGCGGAAACGATCCTTACAAACTTATCTAAAGCACCGTATAAAGCAGATTTTGGTCAAAATGGTGGTTATATTTTAAAGCATAGTGTTGGTGCAATACCATTGAATTCTGAAGTAGATGTTCCCTTGACATATGCCGATTATTACTATGCAGAAGCATTGGTGAGGTATAAAAGATTGTTGGAAGGAAAATCCATTATTCACGAAATAGCAAACGAACTATAA
- a CDS encoding pyruvate dehydrogenase complex dihydrolipoamide acetyltransferase: MAEVVRMPKMSDTMTEGVIAKWHKQVGDKVNSGDLVAEIETDKATMDFESYQEGTLLYIGPKEGEAVAIDAVIAVLGEPGEDFQALLSADAPKTSATEKENETKEEVSTSSEDASTTKPTADASVTAESLGVTVITMPLLSDTMTEGVIAQWNFKVGDTIKSDDAIADVETDKATMEVTAYADGTLLYVGLEAGQAAKVNDIIAIVGPAGTDVTPLLNQKSTAAQPVAAESKQESKTETAAPVATESATVADDARVKASPLARKIAKDKGINLNDIKGSADGGRIVKKDVESFVPTAKAAPAQASSPAAATETKTISLPTYVGEEKYTEVAVSQMRKTIARRLGESLFTAPHFYLTVSIDMENAMIARTQINEVAPVKVSFNDIVVKAVAVALKKHPAVNSSWKGDKIRFNEHTNIGVAMAVEDGLLVPVVRFADGKSLSHISAEVKDFAQKAKAKKLTPADWEGSTFTVSNLGMFGIDEFTSIINSPDGAILSVGAIQQVPVVKNGAVVPGNVMKLSLGCDHRVVDGATGAQFLQTLKALLENPVRLLA; encoded by the coding sequence ATGGCTGAAGTAGTAAGAATGCCTAAAATGAGCGATACCATGACAGAAGGTGTTATCGCAAAATGGCACAAACAAGTTGGTGATAAAGTGAATTCTGGGGATTTAGTTGCTGAAATCGAAACGGATAAAGCAACAATGGATTTTGAATCCTACCAAGAAGGAACGCTTTTATATATTGGTCCTAAAGAGGGTGAAGCAGTAGCAATTGATGCTGTTATCGCTGTATTGGGAGAGCCAGGTGAAGATTTTCAAGCATTGTTAAGTGCAGATGCTCCAAAAACTAGTGCGACTGAAAAAGAAAATGAAACAAAAGAAGAGGTTTCAACTTCTTCAGAAGATGCTTCTACAACGAAACCTACTGCAGATGCTAGTGTAACAGCAGAATCATTAGGTGTTACGGTTATCACCATGCCTTTGTTAAGTGATACGATGACAGAAGGTGTGATTGCACAGTGGAACTTTAAAGTAGGGGATACCATCAAATCTGATGATGCGATTGCAGACGTAGAGACGGATAAAGCGACAATGGAAGTTACTGCTTATGCAGATGGAACATTATTGTATGTTGGTCTTGAAGCTGGACAAGCTGCTAAAGTAAATGATATCATCGCGATCGTTGGTCCTGCGGGAACAGACGTTACTCCGCTATTGAATCAAAAATCGACTGCAGCACAACCTGTTGCTGCAGAATCAAAACAAGAGTCAAAAACGGAAACTGCTGCTCCAGTGGCTACTGAAAGCGCTACTGTAGCAGATGATGCTCGCGTAAAAGCTTCTCCTTTAGCACGCAAAATAGCGAAAGATAAAGGCATCAATTTAAACGATATCAAAGGTTCTGCTGATGGTGGACGTATCGTGAAAAAAGATGTTGAATCATTTGTTCCTACAGCAAAAGCTGCTCCTGCTCAAGCAAGTTCACCTGCTGCTGCGACAGAAACAAAAACAATCAGTTTACCGACTTACGTAGGTGAAGAAAAATATACAGAAGTAGCCGTTTCGCAAATGCGTAAAACAATTGCGCGTCGTTTAGGTGAAAGTTTATTCACAGCTCCACATTTTTACTTAACCGTAAGTATTGATATGGAAAATGCAATGATTGCACGTACACAAATTAATGAAGTGGCGCCTGTGAAGGTTTCATTCAACGATATCGTTGTTAAAGCGGTTGCAGTTGCTTTGAAGAAACATCCTGCAGTAAACTCTTCCTGGAAGGGCGATAAAATCCGTTTCAATGAACACACAAACATTGGTGTTGCTATGGCCGTTGAAGATGGTTTGTTAGTACCAGTTGTACGTTTTGCTGATGGTAAATCATTGTCACATATCTCCGCTGAAGTGAAAGATTTTGCACAAAAAGCGAAAGCTAAAAAATTAACACCAGCAGATTGGGAAGGTTCTACATTCACCGTTTCTAATTTAGGAATGTTTGGTATTGATGAGTTTACATCAATCATCAACTCACCTGATGGAGCGATTTTATCTGTAGGTGCCATTCAACAAGTTCCTGTCGTTAAAAATGGTGCTGTTGTACCAGGAAATGTGATGAAATTGAGTTTAGGTTGCGATCACCGTGTGGTAGATGGCGCAACAGGAGCACAATTCTTACAAACGTTAAAAGCTTTATTAGAAAATCCAGTAAGATTATTAGCTTAA
- a CDS encoding heparinase II/III family protein encodes MIIHSSIPLTNCNELNLIASGEPVNPAGNKTGRTKLARSRDKYTQDSFIIFRMILLSCSLFLANFSFAQQILNKHLSATVLTKLVDNIDDWRLKKRAEWLQDIQQLPDTEKIRMVKKAEQANAFTWPSLLATKYLEYKTDGNRTRYEEDVNKRRTIVAQLVIGELVERKGRFIPQIANGLWLLLEESTWVSPAHIVVQKSGIGLPDPTDEYIDLGAGRVAADLAAIYLLLGDDLDQISPLISKKLKLALRDRIVNPYLERDDFWWMALRPNNTINNWNIWINTNVLKVALLVEEDPLKLNKILRKLITSSDKFIDAYAEDGACEEGPSYWLHAGGELGQLLSWFEDLSHGQVSFKDEQKLFNIGNYILNSHVHGDRYINFADAEAIQIPYPAKVWTYGTLFQNENLKAYASYLAALKSPAISLGTVQDFLMHVPIYDQLMKHSLHFTADQFHFYPSLGQATMRSRHKNGNLFLATIGSNNGVSHNHNDVGSYMLYLDSLPVLIDVGVGTYTKETFSANRYALWNMQSQWHNLPIINGVQEKDGKAYHAEHVSFEVKNKSVNYGVDIAKAYPKEAAVISWKRNLSMNPQKNEIQVDEVYQLQEFKTAQTISFMSMTKPIIGKDQFLLGLTNGKKVTIAFDKNTVDLSYEEKQLEDPRLVKVWGNTLYRTKVRLKNEALKNQLTYKIVAN; translated from the coding sequence ATGATTATCCATAGCAGCATACCGCTCACAAACTGTAATGAACTAAACCTGATAGCCTCGGGTGAACCTGTGAATCCTGCTGGAAACAAAACAGGACGAACCAAGCTTGCGCGTTCACGAGATAAATATACCCAGGATAGCTTTATCATTTTTCGGATGATATTACTTTCCTGTAGTTTATTCCTTGCAAATTTTAGTTTTGCTCAACAAATTTTAAATAAACATCTCTCCGCAACGGTATTGACTAAGCTGGTGGATAACATCGATGATTGGCGCTTGAAAAAAAGGGCAGAATGGCTTCAAGACATTCAACAGTTGCCGGATACCGAGAAGATTCGCATGGTTAAAAAAGCAGAACAGGCTAATGCATTTACGTGGCCATCTTTGTTAGCAACAAAATACCTGGAATATAAGACTGATGGCAATAGAACCCGTTATGAAGAGGATGTTAATAAAAGAAGAACAATCGTTGCGCAATTGGTCATCGGTGAGTTGGTCGAACGAAAGGGTCGTTTCATTCCGCAGATTGCGAATGGTCTATGGTTGCTGTTGGAAGAAAGTACTTGGGTGAGTCCTGCGCATATCGTTGTTCAAAAATCAGGAATTGGTCTTCCAGATCCAACAGACGAATATATTGATTTAGGAGCAGGTCGCGTAGCGGCTGACTTGGCTGCCATCTATCTATTACTTGGAGATGACCTAGATCAGATTTCTCCCCTGATTAGCAAAAAGTTGAAGCTTGCATTACGAGACCGTATCGTAAACCCTTATCTAGAGCGAGATGACTTTTGGTGGATGGCGCTTCGTCCCAATAACACAATCAATAATTGGAATATCTGGATTAATACCAATGTCTTAAAAGTAGCCCTATTGGTTGAAGAAGATCCATTGAAACTTAATAAGATTCTGCGAAAGCTAATTACGAGTTCAGATAAATTTATTGATGCTTATGCCGAAGACGGTGCTTGTGAAGAAGGACCTTCTTATTGGCTTCATGCAGGTGGCGAGCTTGGACAATTATTGTCCTGGTTTGAAGATCTATCTCATGGTCAAGTATCATTTAAAGACGAGCAAAAACTATTTAATATCGGTAATTATATCTTAAATTCTCATGTACATGGAGATCGTTATATTAATTTTGCAGATGCAGAAGCTATTCAAATTCCCTACCCAGCAAAAGTATGGACCTATGGCACGTTGTTTCAGAATGAAAACTTAAAAGCCTATGCAAGTTATTTAGCGGCTCTTAAATCGCCAGCAATTTCCTTAGGTACCGTTCAGGATTTTTTGATGCATGTCCCAATTTATGATCAATTAATGAAACATTCACTGCATTTTACAGCAGATCAATTTCATTTTTATCCAAGTCTAGGTCAAGCGACCATGCGTAGCAGGCATAAAAATGGAAATTTATTCCTGGCTACCATAGGAAGTAATAATGGGGTGAGCCATAATCATAACGATGTCGGAAGTTATATGCTTTACTTGGATTCTCTGCCTGTACTTATTGACGTTGGTGTTGGAACCTACACAAAAGAAACATTTAGTGCGAATCGGTATGCTTTATGGAATATGCAATCGCAATGGCACAATCTGCCTATTATTAATGGCGTACAGGAAAAAGATGGAAAGGCTTATCATGCAGAGCACGTGTCCTTTGAGGTGAAGAACAAATCAGTTAACTATGGCGTTGACATCGCTAAGGCATATCCAAAGGAAGCAGCAGTTATATCCTGGAAAAGAAACCTGAGCATGAATCCTCAAAAAAATGAGATACAGGTTGATGAGGTTTATCAATTGCAAGAGTTTAAAACCGCACAAACGATCAGTTTTATGTCGATGACCAAACCCATCATAGGGAAGGATCAGTTTTTATTGGGGTTGACAAATGGAAAGAAAGTGACTATCGCTTTTGATAAGAATACGGTCGACTTGTCTTATGAAGAGAAACAACTGGAAGACCCACGATTGGTTAAAGTCTGGGGAAATACACTATATCGAACAAAAGTCAGGTTGAAAAATGAAGCGTTAAAAAATCAGCTGACATACAAAATAGTAGCAAATTAA
- a CDS encoding hybrid sensor histidine kinase/response regulator transcription factor: protein MNTYLYRIRFLLIFGLLISHSYAQDFRFEQLSQENILDKQPVLSIAQDQKGRLWFGGANNLFVYDSKNVSDLLGSDTTLNRIDYITKIEISKKNDLFIATSTHLHIYDIDRHQIIQKNNKPFKEKITILDIQTLSNQTFLCAQNGLYLATPTSSSYKLELLLTRAKVQTITQLNSDTYIIASLQGIEVVQFKNKQLATISNLQLPISVRDERIISSLLYDKGFLWVATKLHGVFRYEFTSKKWVNFTVKNSNLLSNNVRKIIKNPQGNILIGTLKGLSVFQKENQFHNYQHNTFIYSLSQNSIYDIFIDNQKIVWLGTYFGGINAIYPNSIPLQIYATRSRDSQRLNSDITGSFAQTKNAYWIGTEENGINLIDKQSGQTTAVPHLTKSNLIKDLYIRDTKLYAAQYAGGYNIIDIETHKTNHFYLDKDSFNVKNNVFTIYVDPQQKIYLGTNIGLYTVEKNQEPIKVDEIASTEIRDIQEDSNHQIYLLQDRKLYIKKRLAIFQTISKLKPYLINGFYIDHLDKLWFTTENELYSLQRNGDLNLEAKFKKNSLGWPISIDNMLWITSKNGLIFFDPKTKYSNILNQNDGLPVKNLQSAKLFNSDDGKLFVTTLNGLVSIDIKKIAFNHIVPSVLLRNIYLNENLFPFDRIHANAVDNDFQIELQHHENYITVSFSSSNFIKPLKNKYRYQLEGVDKNWIETSSTSIRYTNIPEGKHTLTIFSSNNDMIWSKTPLTLTITVLPPFWRTWWAYLLYAILFTLAIHFIIKFIVEREILINAEKEHDKKIKFFTQISHEIRTPLTLITAPLDEVIAEVADLPTTQLKIKRIKKNANKLLAVVNELLDFKKFDDNKQELKLTSIPFREYIEDTFYLFNDLAQTKNLNYYIKHIDPIGIQAIDTIQFDKVMFNLLSNAIKYTPENGTVYLELIHEENKITIRIVDNGIGITSANQFKIFEEYYREDQVTDTIGTGIGLALTKKIIEQHGGEIHCQSNREEQDRWTIFTIQLPITATSSLHDYESEKLEPSPSLSLNASSIGDAGMQATILIVEDNKELLEMIASIFVDSFIVLLATHGEEALEKAQKNVPDLIISDLMMPNMDGIELCKAIKASIITSHIPFILLTAITDNQVQTDTLQSGANIYLTKPFDNSQLFYSAQNLLNISRKRSRNFQIKTTISDNEQDNKFIQSLNKLIEDNLLSSSFDVNYISRTMGMSAPVLYRKLKAITNLSLNNYVKNYRLNKAKELLLSSMNITEVAYAVGFSDRKYFSKEFKKVFGQNPTAYLSENEDDI from the coding sequence ATGAATACCTATCTATATCGAATACGATTTCTTTTAATTTTTGGACTTTTGATTTCCCATAGCTATGCACAGGATTTTCGGTTTGAACAACTCAGTCAAGAGAATATACTGGATAAACAACCCGTCCTCTCCATTGCCCAAGATCAAAAAGGGAGGCTATGGTTCGGTGGTGCAAATAACCTTTTTGTTTACGATTCAAAAAACGTTTCCGATCTACTGGGATCTGATACCACTTTAAATCGTATTGATTATATAACCAAGATTGAAATCAGTAAAAAAAATGATCTTTTTATTGCCACCTCCACTCATTTGCATATCTATGATATTGATCGGCACCAAATCATACAAAAAAATAATAAACCCTTTAAAGAAAAGATAACCATCCTTGATATTCAAACATTGTCTAATCAAACTTTTCTTTGTGCCCAAAACGGTCTTTATCTTGCTACACCCACATCATCATCCTACAAACTTGAGTTGCTACTTACTAGAGCTAAGGTTCAAACCATAACTCAATTAAATAGCGACACGTATATCATCGCAAGTCTTCAAGGCATTGAAGTCGTACAATTTAAAAATAAACAGCTTGCTACGATATCCAACTTACAGCTCCCCATTTCCGTCCGAGATGAACGAATCATAAGTTCATTATTATACGATAAAGGATTTTTATGGGTAGCAACTAAACTTCATGGTGTATTTCGATATGAATTCACAAGCAAGAAGTGGGTAAATTTCACCGTCAAGAATAGCAATCTACTGAGTAATAATGTTCGTAAGATTATTAAAAATCCACAAGGAAATATATTAATAGGCACACTTAAAGGGTTATCTGTATTCCAAAAAGAAAATCAATTTCACAATTATCAACACAACACCTTTATCTATTCCTTGTCCCAGAATTCCATTTATGACATTTTTATAGATAATCAAAAAATTGTGTGGCTAGGCACGTATTTCGGTGGCATTAATGCGATTTACCCCAACTCCATACCCCTTCAAATATATGCTACTCGATCTCGTGATTCTCAACGTCTGAACAGTGATATAACGGGTAGTTTTGCCCAGACAAAGAATGCTTATTGGATTGGCACGGAAGAAAATGGTATCAATCTCATCGATAAACAAAGTGGTCAAACAACTGCGGTTCCTCATCTCACAAAATCCAATCTCATCAAAGATCTATATATAAGAGATACCAAACTGTACGCGGCTCAATATGCTGGAGGATACAACATCATTGACATAGAAACACATAAAACCAACCACTTCTATTTGGATAAAGATTCTTTTAATGTTAAGAATAATGTCTTTACGATCTATGTAGATCCACAGCAAAAAATCTATTTGGGAACAAATATTGGTTTATATACCGTAGAAAAAAATCAAGAACCCATTAAAGTTGACGAAATCGCTTCGACTGAAATCCGAGATATTCAAGAAGATAGCAATCATCAAATATATCTGCTACAAGATCGTAAATTGTATATTAAAAAACGACTGGCTATCTTTCAGACGATTTCCAAGTTGAAGCCGTATTTAATAAATGGATTTTACATCGATCATTTGGATAAGCTTTGGTTTACTACTGAAAATGAGCTTTACAGCTTACAAAGAAATGGAGATCTAAATTTGGAAGCCAAGTTCAAAAAAAACAGCTTGGGTTGGCCCATCAGTATCGACAATATGCTTTGGATTACCAGTAAAAATGGATTGATTTTTTTTGATCCCAAAACCAAATACAGCAACATTCTGAATCAAAATGATGGCCTTCCTGTTAAAAATTTACAAAGTGCAAAGCTATTCAACAGCGATGACGGAAAGCTATTCGTGACGACTTTGAATGGATTGGTATCCATTGATATTAAAAAAATAGCTTTCAATCATATCGTACCATCGGTACTATTAAGAAATATATATTTAAATGAAAACTTATTCCCATTTGATCGCATTCATGCTAATGCAGTAGACAATGACTTTCAAATAGAATTACAGCATCATGAGAATTACATTACGGTTAGTTTTTCAAGCTCTAATTTTATCAAACCTTTGAAAAACAAATATCGATATCAATTAGAAGGCGTTGATAAAAATTGGATAGAGACAAGTTCTACAAGTATTCGATATACGAATATTCCTGAAGGAAAGCATACATTAACTATATTTTCCAGCAACAATGATATGATTTGGAGTAAAACACCATTAACCCTAACGATTACTGTATTACCGCCATTTTGGCGAACATGGTGGGCATATCTGCTCTATGCAATTCTATTTACTTTAGCTATTCATTTCATAATAAAATTTATTGTAGAACGTGAAATTTTAATCAATGCGGAGAAAGAACATGATAAGAAAATTAAATTCTTCACCCAGATTTCACATGAGATCAGAACACCACTCACCCTGATTACTGCACCTCTTGATGAAGTAATTGCAGAGGTTGCTGATCTCCCAACGACCCAATTAAAAATAAAACGAATTAAAAAAAATGCCAACAAACTTTTGGCAGTAGTCAATGAGTTATTGGATTTCAAAAAATTTGATGATAACAAACAAGAGCTCAAACTCACGTCAATTCCGTTTCGAGAATATATAGAAGATACCTTTTATTTATTCAATGACTTAGCTCAAACTAAAAATTTAAATTATTACATCAAACATATTGATCCTATCGGAATTCAAGCCATTGATACGATACAATTTGATAAAGTGATGTTCAATCTGTTATCTAACGCGATCAAATACACACCTGAAAACGGTACGGTTTATTTAGAGCTTATTCATGAGGAAAATAAGATTACGATTCGTATTGTCGATAATGGGATCGGTATAACCTCCGCCAACCAATTTAAAATATTTGAAGAATATTATCGAGAAGATCAGGTGACCGATACGATTGGAACTGGTATTGGTTTAGCGTTAACTAAAAAAATAATTGAACAACATGGTGGCGAAATTCATTGCCAATCCAACCGTGAAGAACAAGATCGCTGGACTATTTTCACTATACAGCTACCGATAACAGCAACTTCCAGTCTTCATGACTATGAAAGTGAAAAGTTGGAGCCTAGCCCCTCATTATCTCTCAACGCATCATCAATTGGGGACGCAGGAATGCAAGCGACTATACTGATCGTGGAAGACAATAAAGAGCTATTGGAGATGATTGCTTCCATTTTTGTAGATAGTTTCATTGTCTTACTTGCAACTCATGGAGAAGAAGCTTTGGAAAAAGCGCAAAAAAACGTCCCTGATTTAATTATTTCCGACCTGATGATGCCCAATATGGATGGCATAGAACTTTGTAAGGCAATAAAAGCCAGCATCATTACCAGTCATATCCCATTTATCCTCCTTACAGCCATAACGGATAACCAAGTACAAACGGATACCTTACAAAGTGGTGCCAACATCTACCTAACAAAACCATTTGACAATAGCCAACTTTTTTATTCGGCACAAAATCTATTGAACATCAGTCGAAAACGAAGTCGAAACTTTCAAATTAAAACAACGATCAGTGACAATGAACAAGACAATAAGTTTATCCAGTCTTTAAACAAACTCATCGAAGATAACCTCCTATCCAGTTCTTTCGATGTTAACTATATTTCTCGCACCATGGGGATGAGTGCCCCTGTCCTGTATCGTAAATTAAAAGCGATTACCAATTTATCACTCAATAATTATGTCAAGAACTATAGACTTAATAAAGCAAAAGAATTGCTTCTGTCTTCCATGAATATTACGGAGGTTGCTTATGCTGTCGGGTTTTCAGATCGGAAATACTTTAGCAAAGAATTTAAAAAAGTTTTCGGACAGAATCCTACAGCATATTTGTCCGAAAACGAGGATGATATTTAG
- a CDS encoding CoA-binding protein: MKKTLIIGASTNPERYSYKAAYKLTQHGHDIVNIGLKKGEVAGVEIEKKGLIHDDIDTVTMYVSAANQKEYYDYILATKPKRIIFNPGAENSELTKLAQEVGIQTENACTLVLLSTNQY, translated from the coding sequence ATGAAAAAGACGTTAATTATAGGAGCGAGTACCAATCCTGAAAGATATTCTTATAAGGCAGCTTATAAATTAACGCAACATGGACATGATATCGTCAATATTGGTTTGAAAAAAGGAGAAGTCGCTGGGGTAGAGATTGAAAAAAAAGGTCTTATCCATGATGACATCGATACCGTGACGATGTATGTTAGTGCCGCTAATCAAAAGGAATATTATGATTACATTTTAGCAACGAAACCAAAACGTATTATTTTTAATCCTGGAGCTGAAAATAGCGAATTAACAAAACTAGCGCAAGAGGTTGGCATTCAAACTGAAAATGCATGTACATTAGTGTTGTTAAGTACGAATCAATATTAG